A region from the Thermanaeromonas toyohensis ToBE genome encodes:
- a CDS encoding YraN family protein, which produces MNCGRRQKGWQGEEVAATFLKEQGYHLRERNFRCPLGEIDIVAEEGGEIVFIEVRTRSSSAFGLPQESIDFRKQNRLRRLASFYLKQRKLHGQPCRFDVVAVLLNGQGRVARIELIRGAF; this is translated from the coding sequence TTGAACTGTGGGAGGCGGCAAAAGGGCTGGCAGGGAGAGGAAGTAGCAGCTACTTTCTTGAAAGAGCAGGGATATCATTTGCGGGAGCGGAATTTCCGCTGCCCCTTGGGTGAGATAGATATTGTGGCGGAGGAAGGCGGGGAAATAGTATTTATAGAAGTCCGGACGCGCTCTTCCTCCGCCTTTGGACTTCCCCAAGAATCCATAGACTTTCGCAAACAGAACCGTTTGCGACGTTTGGCTAGTTTCTATTTGAAGCAAAGGAAGCTACATGGTCAACCCTGCCGGTTCGATGTAGTAGCAGTATTGTTGAATGGGCAAGGCAGGGTGGCGAGGATAGAATTGATACGGGGAGCTTTTTAA
- a CDS encoding isocitrate/isopropylmalate dehydrogenase family protein, with the protein MRHTVTLIPGDGTGPEVIAAARRVLEASGAELEWEVVEAGETALKKYGEVLPSEVLDSIRRNKVALKGPITTPVGTGFRSVNVALRQELDLYANVRPFRNWPNVPSRYQGVDLVIFRENTEDLYAGIEHMVGEDAAESIKIITRKGSQRIARAAFEYARKNGRRRVTAGHKANIMKLTDGLFLRCFYEVAQEYPEIEADDRIIDNLALQLVQKPEQYDVLVLPNLYGDILSDLCAGLVGGLGIAPGANLGETAAVFEPIHGSAPKYAGQNKVNPLATILSGVMMLEYLGEREAAERVRQAIIQVLQEGQYLTYDLGGSAGTQEMADAIVSRLVSM; encoded by the coding sequence TTGCGGCATACGGTAACTTTAATTCCTGGAGATGGAACGGGGCCGGAGGTGATCGCTGCTGCCCGCCGGGTATTGGAGGCTAGCGGGGCCGAATTAGAATGGGAAGTAGTAGAGGCAGGGGAAACGGCCCTTAAGAAATACGGGGAGGTTCTCCCCTCAGAAGTACTTGATTCTATACGGCGTAATAAAGTAGCCCTTAAAGGTCCTATCACTACCCCGGTGGGTACCGGTTTCCGCAGTGTAAATGTAGCCTTACGCCAGGAGCTAGATCTCTACGCTAATGTCCGGCCTTTCCGGAACTGGCCCAATGTCCCTTCGCGGTACCAAGGGGTAGATTTGGTAATCTTCCGGGAAAACACAGAAGATCTCTATGCGGGGATAGAGCATATGGTAGGTGAGGATGCTGCAGAGAGTATAAAAATTATAACTCGCAAAGGTTCTCAAAGGATAGCCAGGGCTGCCTTTGAGTACGCACGGAAAAACGGGCGCCGCCGAGTAACGGCTGGCCATAAGGCTAATATAATGAAACTCACGGACGGACTTTTCTTGCGTTGTTTTTATGAGGTAGCCCAAGAATATCCCGAAATAGAGGCTGACGATCGCATTATTGATAACTTGGCTTTACAGCTGGTACAGAAGCCGGAGCAATATGATGTATTGGTGCTTCCCAACCTTTACGGTGATATCCTTTCTGATCTCTGCGCTGGCCTTGTAGGGGGCCTGGGGATAGCCCCAGGTGCTAACCTAGGAGAAACAGCGGCTGTTTTTGAGCCTATACATGGAAGCGCGCCTAAATATGCGGGGCAGAACAAGGTTAATCCTTTGGCCACTATTTTATCTGGGGTAATGATGTTGGAATATCTGGGGGAAAGGGAAGCGGCAGAGCGCGTACGCCAGGCTATTATTCAAGTTTTACAGGAAGGTCAATATCTGACCTATGATCTGGGTGGTAGTGCAGGAACCCAGGAGATGGCAGATGCTATTGTAAGTCGTCTGGTTTCTATGTAA
- the nuoL gene encoding NADH-quinone oxidoreductase subunit L, which yields MIQYAWLVPLFPALAFPAIVFITRRLKAFSALVGIGAIAASFVLSLGILWETLTSGVTMEKPVEYALSWLALPGAKEWVLKIEAGVLVDPLTAVMLLVVTLVALLVEIYSVGYMHGDPGFSVFFGYLSLFSASMLGLVLANNFFMMFFFWELVGLCSYLLIGFYFHKPEAARASLKAFVVNRVADFGFMLGFFYLFLLFRTFNFRELAEALPHAPHMGLLALAAILIFAGPIGKSAQFPLHVWLPDAMEGPTPVSALIHAATMVAAGVYLLARAFVLFASVPKVSWFVAYVGGFTALFAATIALVQRDIKRILAYSTMSQLGYMIMAMGVGSMTAGMFHLTTHAIFKALLFLGAGSVIHALHEQDIFRMGGLAKDMKVTTVTFLLGALALAGIPPLAGFWSKDEILLAAYSNGYQGLYILGTVVAFLTAFYMFRLIFVAFFGRRRAGLHGHESPKCMTIPLTILAGLTIAAGFVGAPFVPHGFSSWVYFGEPHHLEPNYFIMAVSTLVALLGIYLAWLIYGREVISPEALAQRWRSIYTVLYNKYYIDEAYLWFFRRIVLGLAEAFHWHDRHVVDGIFDGVGDTVRWSGHRLRYLQTGSLPVYALVFFAAVVVFVLWVATPVIGGIR from the coding sequence ATGATCCAATATGCTTGGCTGGTGCCTCTCTTCCCGGCCTTAGCTTTTCCGGCGATAGTTTTTATTACCCGCAGGCTTAAGGCTTTTAGTGCCTTGGTAGGTATAGGAGCTATCGCAGCTTCCTTTGTCTTATCCCTTGGTATTTTATGGGAGACATTAACCTCTGGGGTAACTATGGAAAAACCTGTAGAGTATGCTTTAAGCTGGTTGGCCCTTCCGGGAGCTAAAGAATGGGTCCTTAAGATTGAAGCCGGGGTTTTGGTAGATCCCCTTACGGCGGTCATGCTTCTGGTGGTCACCCTGGTAGCCCTGCTAGTAGAAATTTATTCGGTGGGGTACATGCACGGTGATCCAGGCTTTAGCGTGTTCTTCGGGTATTTATCTCTTTTCAGTGCTTCCATGTTAGGTCTGGTGTTAGCCAACAATTTCTTTATGATGTTTTTCTTCTGGGAACTGGTGGGTTTATGTTCATACCTTCTTATAGGCTTTTACTTCCATAAGCCTGAGGCGGCGCGGGCTAGCCTTAAGGCCTTTGTGGTTAACAGGGTAGCTGATTTCGGGTTCATGTTGGGCTTCTTTTATCTCTTCCTCTTGTTTAGGACTTTCAATTTCCGGGAGCTGGCCGAAGCCCTTCCCCATGCTCCCCATATGGGGCTTTTAGCCCTAGCTGCTATACTAATTTTTGCTGGACCTATAGGTAAGTCGGCCCAGTTTCCCCTTCATGTGTGGCTGCCGGATGCCATGGAAGGACCTACACCGGTGAGCGCCCTGATCCACGCGGCTACCATGGTGGCAGCGGGCGTGTATCTCCTTGCTCGGGCCTTTGTGTTGTTCGCTAGCGTGCCTAAAGTTTCTTGGTTTGTTGCTTACGTGGGCGGTTTTACAGCCCTCTTTGCAGCCACCATAGCCCTGGTCCAGCGGGATATTAAGCGTATTCTAGCCTACTCCACCATGAGCCAGCTGGGTTATATGATAATGGCTATGGGTGTAGGTAGTATGACAGCCGGTATGTTTCATCTTACTACCCATGCTATTTTTAAAGCCCTACTTTTCCTGGGAGCTGGTAGTGTTATACATGCCTTACACGAACAGGATATTTTCCGTATGGGTGGGTTAGCTAAGGATATGAAGGTTACTACCGTAACCTTCCTCCTAGGAGCTCTGGCCTTGGCCGGTATCCCGCCCTTAGCTGGTTTCTGGAGCAAAGATGAGATTTTACTGGCGGCTTACTCTAATGGATATCAAGGCCTTTATATCCTGGGGACGGTAGTAGCTTTCCTGACTGCCTTTTATATGTTCCGGCTCATTTTTGTAGCCTTCTTTGGCCGGCGGCGGGCAGGTCTTCACGGACATGAATCCCCCAAATGTATGACTATACCCCTTACTATCCTGGCTGGCTTGACTATAGCGGCCGGTTTTGTCGGGGCTCCCTTTGTGCCCCATGGTTTCAGTTCCTGGGTTTACTTTGGAGAACCTCACCACCTGGAACCTAATTACTTCATTATGGCGGTCTCTACTTTAGTAGCCCTCTTGGGTATTTATCTTGCCTGGCTTATTTATGGTCGGGAGGTTATCTCCCCTGAAGCCCTGGCCCAGAGGTGGCGGAGTATCTACACGGTACTTTACAACAAGTACTATATAGACGAGGCTTACCTCTGGTTTTTCCGGCGGATAGTTTTAGGTTTGGCCGAGGCTTTCCATTGGCATGACCGCCATGTAGTGGATGGAATCTTTGACGGAGTAGGGGATACGGTACGCTGGTCGGGGCATAGGTTACGGTATCTCCAGACTGGAAGCCTCCCTGTTTATGCCCTGGTGTTCTTTGCTGCGGTAGTGGTGTTTGTTCTCTGGGTAGCAACGCCGGTGATAGGAGGGATAAGATGA
- a CDS encoding complex I subunit 4 family protein, whose translation MSFPLLTAILLAPVIGIILILFIPEREQLTIKITAAVATFVSLVLSIYAYAAYDQVAGGLQFLEDRSWIPALGVNYSVGVDGISLPMVLLTALVIFTGVFASWDMTHRIKEFFLFLLMLVTGVFGVFISRDLFFFYLFFEVAVIPMYLLIGIWGSTRKEYAAMKLTLYLLVGSAFALIGIIALYLYAARQLGYPTFDIQTLATVQYDIAFQKFVFFLFLIGFGVLVPIWPLHLWSPDGHVAAPTAVSMLHAGVLMKLGAYGLIRVGVFFLPEGAKFWAPLIAVLCIVNVVYGAMIAMVQRDLKFVIGYSSVSHMGYVLLGIAALNTLSLSGAVTQMFAHGIMTALFFALVGNIYHKAHTREIARFGGLAHQMPRVAAGFLIGGLASLGLPGLHNFVAEFLIFLGAFTREQGLFGGFLTYRALAILAILGIVITATYVLRVVQRTFFGPRKEDWDHLEDARGVEMVPIVVLCTTLILFGLFPSLMGDLIYSGVAPLVAKIEAARTIGGIF comes from the coding sequence ATGAGCTTCCCGCTTTTGACGGCTATACTTCTCGCTCCAGTGATAGGGATTATACTCATACTCTTTATACCCGAAAGGGAGCAGCTGACCATAAAGATCACGGCAGCAGTAGCTACCTTCGTTTCTTTGGTATTGTCCATCTATGCTTATGCAGCTTACGATCAAGTAGCCGGCGGTCTACAGTTTTTAGAGGACAGGTCTTGGATACCCGCCCTAGGCGTTAATTATTCCGTAGGAGTGGATGGGATAAGCCTTCCCATGGTTTTGCTTACCGCCCTGGTGATCTTTACAGGTGTCTTCGCTTCTTGGGATATGACCCACCGGATAAAAGAGTTTTTCCTCTTCTTGCTTATGCTGGTGACGGGAGTCTTCGGGGTTTTCATCTCCCGGGATCTCTTCTTTTTCTATCTGTTTTTTGAAGTAGCTGTAATTCCTATGTATTTGCTTATTGGCATCTGGGGCAGTACCAGAAAAGAGTATGCAGCTATGAAGTTGACGCTCTATCTTTTAGTAGGCAGTGCCTTCGCTTTAATCGGGATAATTGCCTTGTACCTTTACGCTGCCCGCCAGCTTGGATATCCTACCTTCGATATCCAGACCCTGGCCACTGTGCAATATGATATAGCCTTCCAGAAGTTTGTCTTTTTCCTCTTCCTCATAGGGTTCGGTGTATTAGTACCTATATGGCCCCTGCATCTATGGTCTCCGGATGGCCATGTAGCTGCACCTACTGCCGTGAGCATGCTGCACGCTGGGGTACTTATGAAGCTAGGTGCTTACGGTTTAATACGGGTAGGGGTCTTCTTTCTCCCGGAAGGAGCTAAGTTCTGGGCTCCTCTTATCGCTGTCCTTTGCATAGTTAATGTAGTCTACGGTGCTATGATAGCCATGGTCCAGCGGGATCTGAAGTTCGTAATCGGCTATAGCAGTGTCAGCCATATGGGATATGTCCTCTTAGGGATCGCTGCCCTTAATACTTTGAGCCTTAGCGGAGCTGTAACCCAGATGTTCGCCCACGGTATCATGACTGCCCTTTTCTTCGCCCTGGTGGGTAATATATACCATAAAGCGCACACCAGGGAGATCGCCCGCTTCGGTGGCCTAGCTCATCAGATGCCCCGGGTGGCGGCTGGATTCTTGATAGGTGGTCTGGCCTCTTTGGGATTGCCAGGATTGCATAACTTTGTGGCCGAATTCTTAATCTTCCTTGGGGCCTTCACTAGGGAGCAAGGGCTATTTGGCGGCTTTTTGACTTACCGGGCCTTAGCTATACTGGCCATTTTAGGAATAGTAATTACGGCTACCTATGTTCTCCGGGTGGTGCAGCGGACTTTCTTTGGACCCCGGAAAGAAGACTGGGATCATCTGGAGGATGCCCGGGGTGTAGAGATGGTACCTATTGTAGTATTGTGTACCACCCTTATACTTTTTGGTCTTTTCCCATCGCTTATGGGAGACCTTATCTACAGTGGTGTGGCTCCTCTGGTAGCTAAGATCGAAGCTGCCAGAACCATAGGGGGGATCTTCTGA
- a CDS encoding histone deacetylase family protein: MLKASRRVGLVFFPAYDWAISPTHPEREERLLYTQDQIWEEGLLDIEGIVEYRPQVASTRDVERVHVCVPDVESRVTESDLIAAGGAITAAEAVLQGEVERAFAIIRPPGHHAQRIVYANRGFCNINNEAIMIEYIRRRYGPKRIAIVDTDCHHGDGTQDIYWHDKDTLFISLHQDGRTLYPGTGFLSEFGGPNACGYTLNVPLPPETGEEGFLYVMENLVLPVLAEFKPDLVINSAGQDNHYSDPITNMRFSAQGYARLNELLNPDIAVLEGGYSIEGALPYVNVGIILALAGLDYSYVREPDYSLARVSQSKEISEYIARLCQEAYTAWRHREEIRAKIIQGKKEITRQRRVYYDTVGLLELQKETTLVCEECAGLTWIESYSDRGEHILAVFLPRGACQRCREEGEKIYKRASKREYTGIFLQDRDNDILLKR; this comes from the coding sequence ATGCTTAAAGCTTCCCGCCGTGTGGGCCTGGTATTTTTCCCGGCCTACGATTGGGCCATTTCCCCCACCCACCCGGAACGCGAGGAGCGCTTACTTTACACTCAAGATCAAATATGGGAAGAAGGGTTATTGGATATCGAAGGGATCGTAGAATACCGTCCTCAGGTAGCTAGCACCCGGGATGTGGAACGCGTACATGTTTGCGTACCGGATGTAGAAAGCCGCGTTACAGAATCTGACCTTATCGCGGCAGGTGGTGCCATAACTGCTGCCGAGGCTGTCCTGCAAGGGGAAGTAGAACGGGCCTTCGCTATAATTAGGCCACCCGGTCACCACGCCCAGCGCATTGTCTACGCTAACCGGGGTTTTTGCAACATCAACAATGAAGCCATCATGATAGAATACATCCGCCGCCGGTACGGTCCTAAACGTATAGCTATAGTAGACACCGACTGCCACCATGGTGACGGAACTCAAGACATTTACTGGCATGACAAGGATACCCTATTTATCTCCCTTCACCAGGACGGACGTACCCTCTACCCTGGTACAGGTTTCCTGAGTGAATTCGGTGGGCCTAACGCTTGCGGGTATACTTTAAATGTTCCGCTACCGCCGGAGACGGGGGAAGAGGGATTCCTTTACGTTATGGAGAATCTAGTCCTCCCCGTCCTAGCGGAATTCAAACCCGACCTAGTCATTAATTCGGCCGGGCAAGATAACCACTATAGCGATCCCATTACGAATATGCGTTTTTCGGCCCAGGGTTACGCACGGCTTAACGAACTCTTAAACCCAGATATCGCTGTACTAGAAGGTGGCTACTCCATCGAAGGTGCCTTGCCTTACGTTAATGTAGGGATAATCCTGGCTTTGGCGGGGTTGGATTATTCTTATGTACGCGAACCGGATTATAGCCTTGCCCGTGTTTCCCAGTCCAAGGAAATTAGCGAGTATATTGCCCGCCTTTGTCAAGAGGCCTATACGGCCTGGCGGCACAGGGAGGAGATACGGGCCAAGATAATACAAGGGAAAAAGGAAATCACCCGTCAGCGTCGCGTATACTACGATACAGTGGGCTTGCTAGAACTCCAAAAGGAAACCACCTTAGTATGTGAGGAGTGTGCTGGCCTGACCTGGATAGAATCCTATTCTGATCGAGGAGAACATATCCTAGCTGTATTTCTGCCCCGTGGTGCCTGCCAGCGCTGCCGGGAAGAAGGAGAAAAAATTTACAAGCGAGCCAGTAAGCGTGAATATACTGGTATTTTCCTCCAGGACCGCGATAATGATATTCTCCTTAAGCGGTAA
- a CDS encoding hydantoinase/oxoprolinase family protein — translation MYIGLDMGGTHTDAVLISKGRVVRYVKRPTHPFNFLASVQEALEEILKGINPAQIERVNLSTTVCTNAIVEGKTEPVGLLLIPGPGLNPSFLQCGQLNFILQGSIDHRGRETSPLREEELALAKRKLRARGLRSLAIVGKFSNRNPTHEVQIASFLEGDYDFITLGHRLSGRLGFPRRVYTAYLNSAVWRVFHRFAEAVQAHLAEKSVNREPFILKADGGTLTLSAAKSAPVETILSGPAASIMGALALLPTKEDAVILDIGGTTTDVAFCAEGIPLFEPQGIYIGPYPTLVRSLWAYPIGLGGDSQIRVADGFLSIGPQRLGPPACLGGPAPTPTDALVVLGLLSLGDLKLALQALQNIAKALNLSLQATAEAILKEFTRRIAQVVTRLVHQLNQRPVYTVREILRGRKFQPTKALVVGTPAPILKPFLAQALRLPVEVPELAGVANAIGAAISRPTASLTLFADTEQGRLFIPEVGWEEKISPRFTLEDARNRAFELLKKRLKELGYPETNLELEVIEEQVFNVVRGFYTAGKNIRLKVQNRPSPAGLVETNLKEELFHA, via the coding sequence ATGTACATAGGCCTAGACATGGGCGGTACCCATACCGATGCCGTGCTCATATCTAAAGGTCGCGTGGTCCGGTACGTTAAACGACCCACCCACCCTTTTAACTTCTTAGCCTCCGTGCAGGAAGCCCTGGAAGAAATATTAAAAGGTATAAATCCTGCTCAAATAGAACGGGTAAACTTAAGTACTACAGTGTGTACCAATGCTATTGTAGAAGGTAAAACAGAACCTGTAGGGTTGCTGCTGATACCTGGACCAGGTCTTAATCCCTCTTTTTTACAGTGTGGGCAACTTAATTTTATCCTCCAGGGGAGTATCGATCACCGCGGGCGGGAAACTTCACCCTTAAGGGAGGAAGAACTGGCTTTAGCTAAACGGAAGCTCCGGGCCCGGGGCTTACGTTCCCTGGCCATAGTAGGCAAATTCTCTAACCGTAACCCCACCCACGAGGTACAAATAGCCAGCTTCTTGGAAGGAGATTATGATTTTATTACCCTAGGTCATCGTTTGTCTGGACGGTTGGGCTTCCCCCGGCGGGTTTATACAGCCTATTTAAATAGCGCTGTCTGGCGGGTGTTTCATCGCTTTGCTGAGGCTGTCCAAGCCCACTTGGCCGAAAAAAGTGTAAATAGAGAACCCTTTATCCTTAAAGCAGATGGGGGCACCCTGACCCTTTCTGCTGCTAAAAGTGCTCCCGTAGAAACTATCCTTTCGGGCCCGGCCGCCAGTATAATGGGGGCTCTAGCTCTGCTACCCACTAAGGAGGACGCAGTAATCCTAGATATAGGTGGTACTACTACGGATGTGGCTTTTTGCGCGGAAGGTATACCTCTATTTGAACCTCAGGGAATTTATATAGGCCCTTACCCCACCCTGGTCCGCTCCCTCTGGGCTTACCCTATAGGGTTGGGGGGCGATAGCCAAATTCGGGTAGCGGATGGCTTTTTATCTATAGGTCCCCAGCGTTTGGGTCCTCCAGCTTGTTTAGGTGGGCCAGCTCCTACACCTACCGATGCTTTAGTGGTATTAGGCCTTCTAAGTTTAGGGGACCTTAAACTAGCCTTACAGGCCTTACAAAATATAGCTAAGGCTCTAAACCTATCCTTACAAGCTACAGCAGAAGCTATCCTAAAAGAATTCACCAGGCGAATAGCCCAAGTAGTAACCAGACTTGTTCACCAGCTTAACCAAAGACCAGTATATACTGTAAGGGAAATCCTAAGGGGACGAAAATTCCAACCTACCAAAGCCTTGGTTGTTGGAACACCTGCACCTATCTTAAAACCTTTTTTAGCTCAAGCCTTAAGACTCCCGGTAGAGGTCCCTGAGCTTGCCGGAGTAGCTAATGCCATAGGTGCCGCCATAAGCCGACCTACAGCTAGCTTAACCCTTTTTGCAGATACCGAGCAAGGTAGACTTTTTATTCCCGAAGTAGGATGGGAGGAAAAAATCTCTCCCCGCTTTACCCTGGAGGACGCTAGAAACCGAGCCTTCGAACTTCTTAAAAAGCGGCTTAAGGAATTAGGATACCCTGAAACAAACCTTGAGCTTGAGGTAATCGAAGAGCAAGTGTTCAATGTGGTGAGGGGCTTTTATACCGCAGGTAAAAACATACGCCTGAAGGTTCAAAATAGGCCATCTCCCGCAGGTCTAGTGGAAACAAACCTCAAGGAGGAATTATTCCATGCTTAA
- a CDS encoding NADH-quinone oxidoreductase subunit N produces MAIWELLSVELLTASLGLGLLGLGLLVPKGQKRGLGYLATLGLLGIAVLTFLLREAKGVVWEGYIIDPLGTYFKLLFLFAAVLTCISSFEYIGRLGHGEGEYYALIVLSTLGMMILASAGELITLYLGLELMTISLCILACYRRGDMKSAEAGIKYIILGALSSAILLYGLSLLYGSTGSTFIKEIGLVVASGGVTPLMVVGIIFVLGGLAFKISAVPFHMWAPDVYEGAPTPVTAFLSVASKAAGFAAFLRVFFVGLSESHPLWAELIIALTVLSVVAGNLVAIPQKNIKRLLAYSSISQAGYLLLGIVAFSALGVGAILYHSMLYVFANMGAFMVATIFYNTDGSDEIRDYAGLARRSPLLAAVMLFSLLSLAGIPPLAGFVSKFYLFMAVIDRGYIWLAILAVLMSMVSVYYYLQVVKVMYLGDPPPGKPAITVPLGVQVALACSLAVLFFFGLYPTPLTNYAFNTAAAFFTP; encoded by the coding sequence ATGGCTATATGGGAACTTTTAAGTGTGGAGCTTTTGACGGCGTCCTTAGGGCTAGGGCTCTTGGGTTTGGGACTATTGGTGCCTAAAGGGCAGAAACGGGGATTAGGGTATCTGGCTACGCTGGGGTTATTGGGTATCGCTGTTTTAACCTTTCTCTTGCGGGAAGCCAAGGGTGTGGTCTGGGAAGGATATATCATCGATCCCTTGGGAACTTATTTTAAGCTATTGTTTCTATTTGCCGCAGTGCTGACTTGTATTTCTTCCTTTGAATATATTGGCCGGCTGGGACATGGGGAAGGGGAATACTATGCTCTGATTGTACTTTCCACACTGGGTATGATGATTTTGGCCTCTGCCGGTGAGCTTATTACCCTGTATCTAGGGCTGGAACTGATGACCATAAGCCTTTGTATTTTGGCGTGTTACCGCAGAGGGGATATGAAATCGGCCGAAGCGGGTATTAAGTATATAATCTTAGGAGCCCTTTCTTCGGCTATTTTACTGTACGGGTTAAGTTTACTCTACGGAAGCACGGGAAGCACTTTCATTAAGGAAATCGGTTTGGTGGTAGCTAGCGGTGGTGTTACACCCCTTATGGTGGTGGGGATAATCTTTGTGCTGGGTGGCTTGGCCTTTAAAATCTCCGCCGTCCCCTTCCATATGTGGGCTCCGGACGTGTATGAAGGCGCGCCTACACCGGTTACTGCCTTTCTTTCTGTGGCTTCCAAGGCCGCAGGTTTTGCAGCCTTCTTAAGGGTTTTCTTTGTAGGCCTCTCCGAAAGCCATCCCCTTTGGGCTGAGCTGATAATAGCTTTAACTGTCTTAAGCGTGGTGGCCGGGAATCTGGTAGCTATCCCGCAAAAGAACATTAAAAGGCTTTTGGCTTACTCTAGTATTTCCCAGGCAGGTTACCTTTTATTAGGTATAGTCGCTTTTTCTGCCCTGGGCGTAGGAGCGATCCTGTACCATTCTATGTTATATGTTTTCGCCAACATGGGTGCTTTTATGGTAGCTACCATTTTTTATAATACCGATGGGAGCGATGAGATCCGGGATTATGCGGGGCTCGCTCGCCGTTCTCCCCTTTTGGCAGCGGTTATGCTTTTTTCCCTTCTCTCCCTAGCTGGAATACCCCCTTTGGCCGGGTTTGTTAGCAAGTTTTATTTGTTCATGGCCGTTATTGATCGGGGGTACATTTGGCTGGCTATTTTAGCTGTGCTCATGAGCATGGTTTCGGTATATTACTATCTCCAGGTAGTTAAAGTCATGTATTTGGGCGATCCCCCGCCAGGGAAGCCCGCTATTACAGTACCTTTAGGGGTACAGGTAGCCCTGGCTTGTTCCCTGGCCGTGCTGTTCTTTTTCGGCCTATACCCCACCCCTCTTACTAATTACGCCTTTAATACTGCTGCGGCCTTCTTCACCCCTTAA
- a CDS encoding metallophosphoesterase encodes MALYALGDLHLGRDMSIFGPEWQNHEQRIVEEWKEQVRPEDTVYLLGDLSWAMRLEEALPHLKLIKSLPGRKRLLKGNHDYWWQTEKKMRAAILDEDFSLLKPEVVEGVAICGTRGWLVPEHPLFNPETDERVYRRELIRLERALTDLLSVRQDGEPIVVMFHFPPALPGVFTGFIELMLKYGVSRCYYAHLHGPDRWKALEGLHWGIEFHLVSGDHVAFRPVPIYTQALPS; translated from the coding sequence ATGGCGCTTTACGCTCTTGGAGACCTCCATCTGGGAAGGGATATGTCTATTTTCGGCCCAGAATGGCAAAACCACGAGCAAAGGATTGTAGAAGAATGGAAGGAACAAGTTAGGCCTGAAGATACTGTATACTTACTGGGCGATCTTAGCTGGGCTATGAGGCTTGAGGAAGCCCTCCCGCACTTAAAATTAATAAAAAGCCTGCCTGGCCGAAAAAGGCTTCTTAAAGGCAATCACGATTATTGGTGGCAGACAGAAAAAAAGATGCGGGCTGCTATTCTGGATGAGGACTTCTCTCTGCTCAAACCGGAAGTGGTAGAAGGTGTGGCCATTTGCGGTACTCGGGGCTGGTTAGTACCGGAACACCCGCTTTTTAATCCCGAAACCGATGAAAGGGTTTACCGCCGGGAACTCATAAGGCTAGAACGCGCCCTAACAGATCTGCTTAGTGTTCGCCAGGACGGGGAACCTATTGTGGTTATGTTTCATTTTCCGCCCGCCCTTCCAGGGGTTTTTACCGGCTTTATCGAGCTTATGCTTAAGTACGGTGTAAGCCGATGTTATTATGCCCATCTTCACGGTCCGGACCGGTGGAAGGCCCTGGAAGGTCTCCACTGGGGGATTGAATTCCATTTAGTGTCTGGCGATCACGTCGCTTTTCGACCAGTGCCTATTTACACCCAAGCCCTTCCTTCTTAA
- a CDS encoding ferredoxin domain-containing protein, which produces MSNILRTAAELMALAARTAPKAAGKDFVVLEILEGEQLNKLADAMVEYGRQTGRKNFDRDGENVRRSAAVLLIGLKNPQKTGLDCGACGAPRCAELGEVQEGPEFAGPLCVWRLLDLGIAIGSAVKTASILNVDNRIMYRIGVLARRLKFIDAEVVIGVPLSATGKNIYFDRPS; this is translated from the coding sequence ATGTCCAATATTTTACGTACAGCAGCTGAACTTATGGCTTTGGCTGCTCGTACAGCTCCCAAAGCTGCGGGAAAAGATTTCGTAGTGCTAGAAATATTGGAAGGTGAACAGCTAAACAAATTAGCCGATGCCATGGTGGAATACGGCCGCCAAACAGGCCGTAAAAATTTTGACCGGGATGGCGAAAACGTGCGCCGCTCTGCAGCTGTCCTTCTTATAGGCCTAAAAAATCCTCAAAAGACCGGACTAGATTGTGGTGCTTGTGGTGCGCCGCGCTGCGCCGAACTGGGTGAAGTTCAGGAAGGGCCCGAGTTTGCAGGCCCCTTATGTGTCTGGCGTCTCCTTGACTTAGGAATAGCTATAGGTTCTGCTGTTAAAACAGCCAGCATATTAAACGTAGATAACCGTATCATGTACCGTATTGGTGTACTGGCCCGGCGCTTAAAGTTCATCGATGCCGAAGTAGTAATCGGGGTTCCCCTCTCAGCCACGGGGAAAAACATCTATTTTGATCGGCCTAGCTAA